From Mycolicibacterium cosmeticum, a single genomic window includes:
- a CDS encoding APC family permease: MSEIIDPPAPSGTDTVQRLKPNAVGLVGVLFMAVATAAPITAMVGNVPISVGFGNGAYAPAGYFVATIVLTLFAIGYAKMSKHITATGAFYGYISHGLGRIVGLGAGFLTALAYMVFEASLIGIFSFFGNDLFSSLFNIHVPWIVFALVMLAINAVLTYFDINLAAKVLGVFLITEIVMLALMALSVLFTGGGPQGWSWGSLNPINGFHSLSGVVAGPDGSLITVAGSAGVGLFFAFWSWVGFESSAMYGEESRNPKKIIPIAVVSSVIGIGVFYVLVSWLAIVGTGPENAVALAQDSATAGNIFFNPVHEHLGQWAVDLFKILLMTGSFACGMAFHNCAARYLYALGREDVIPGMRKTLGATHPVHGSPHIAGFVQTGFATLVVLFFEFTQRDPYTGLYGLMALLGTTAIMIVQALAAFSVISYFHVQKRHPETANWFSTFLAPLLGGLGMVYVIYLLAKNASFAAGAAATDWIFAAIPWVVAVVGIGGVLWALLLKFRDPQRYAELGRTVLEEAHER; encoded by the coding sequence ATGAGCGAAATCATCGATCCACCGGCGCCGTCGGGCACCGATACCGTCCAACGCCTGAAGCCCAATGCGGTCGGGCTGGTGGGCGTGCTGTTCATGGCGGTCGCCACCGCCGCGCCCATCACCGCCATGGTCGGCAACGTGCCGATCTCCGTCGGCTTCGGTAACGGGGCCTACGCGCCTGCCGGTTACTTCGTCGCCACCATCGTGCTGACCCTGTTCGCCATCGGCTACGCCAAGATGAGCAAGCACATCACCGCGACCGGCGCCTTCTACGGGTACATCTCCCATGGTCTCGGCCGCATCGTCGGGCTGGGTGCGGGCTTCCTGACCGCGCTGGCGTACATGGTGTTCGAGGCGTCGCTGATCGGCATCTTCTCGTTCTTCGGCAACGACCTGTTCTCGTCGCTGTTCAACATCCACGTGCCGTGGATCGTGTTCGCGCTGGTGATGCTGGCCATCAACGCCGTGCTCACCTACTTCGACATCAACCTGGCCGCCAAGGTGCTCGGCGTCTTCCTCATCACCGAGATCGTGATGCTGGCGCTGATGGCGCTGTCGGTGCTCTTCACCGGCGGTGGCCCGCAGGGCTGGTCGTGGGGTTCACTCAACCCGATCAACGGTTTTCACAGCCTCTCGGGTGTGGTGGCCGGTCCGGACGGCTCCCTGATCACCGTCGCCGGCTCCGCTGGTGTCGGCCTGTTCTTCGCCTTCTGGTCCTGGGTCGGGTTCGAATCCAGCGCCATGTACGGCGAGGAATCGCGCAACCCCAAGAAGATCATCCCGATCGCCGTGGTGAGCTCGGTCATCGGTATCGGCGTGTTCTACGTGCTGGTGTCCTGGCTGGCGATCGTCGGCACCGGACCGGAGAATGCCGTTGCGCTGGCGCAGGATTCGGCGACGGCCGGAAACATCTTCTTCAACCCGGTGCATGAGCACCTGGGCCAGTGGGCGGTCGACCTGTTCAAGATCCTGCTGATGACGGGGTCGTTCGCCTGCGGTATGGCGTTCCACAACTGCGCCGCGCGCTACCTGTACGCGCTGGGCCGGGAGGACGTCATCCCCGGGATGCGCAAGACCCTCGGCGCCACCCACCCGGTGCACGGTTCCCCGCACATCGCCGGCTTCGTGCAGACCGGTTTCGCCACCCTGGTGGTGCTGTTCTTCGAGTTCACCCAGCGTGATCCCTACACCGGCCTGTACGGCCTGATGGCCTTGCTGGGCACCACCGCCATCATGATCGTGCAGGCGCTGGCGGCGTTCTCGGTGATCTCGTACTTCCATGTGCAGAAACGTCATCCGGAGACGGCCAACTGGTTCAGCACCTTCCTGGCGCCGCTGTTGGGTGGGCTCGGCATGGTGTACGTGATCTACCTGCTGGCCAAGAACGCCTCGTTCGCCGCGGGCGCGGCGGCCACGGACTGGAT